The Pseudomonas solani genome segment CTACCTCGATTCCAGAGGCGCCAATCAAGGAGACCTGTCGGGTGCCGGGGTCCTCGGGCGCAGCCTGTTCGCCTTTGGTGGCACGGGGACCCGCAGCGCCTACCGCGGTGCCGATGAGCCGGCCCGTTTCTACGCCCTGAACGGCGACATCATCGGCCTGCGTACCGGTGAGATCATCACCTTCGCCAGTGCACCGAGGGCGGGCGAGACCTGGTACGAAGCGTCTCGGCCGGCGCGCATCATGGCCGGCCGCGATATCGTCAACAGCGGCCAACTGACCGGCACCTTGCTGCCGCAGTTCGCAGGCCTGGCCACCAGCACCGGCAACCTCTTCATCCACGACGACCCGGCCGACATCTCCATCGTCTCGGCCGGCCGCGACATCCTCTACAGCACCTTCAACGTCGCCGGCCCCGGCACCCTGGAGATCAGTGCCGGGCGCAACATCCTGATGGAAGACAAGGCCGCGGTGACCAGCCTCGGCGCCATCGTGCCGGGCGACAACCGGCCGGGGGCGGACATCGTCATGCAGGCCGGCGTCGGCAGCGGCCCGGACTACCTGGCCTTCGCCCAGCGCTACCTGGACCCGGCCAACCGCGTCGAGGCCGGCGGCAGCCTGGCGGGTGGCAGCGTGGCCAAGACCTACGAGGTGGAACTGGCGGCCTGGCTGGCCGAGCGCTTCGGCTTCAGCGGCACGAGCGAGGAAGCACGCGCCTACTACGCCGCGCTGCCGGCGGAGCAGCAGCGGGTGTTCGCCCGGGATATCTACTTCGCCGAGCTGCGTGCCGGTGGCCGCGAGTACAACGATGCGGAGAGCCCGCGCTTCGGCAGCTACCTGCGGGGCCGCAACGCCATCGCCGCGCTGTTCCCCACCCACGACGTGGCCGGCAACCCGATCCTCTACCAGGGCGACATCACGATGTACGGCGGGGCCGGGGTGCACACCAACTTCGGTGGCGGCATCCAGATGCTCACCCCGGGCGGGCAGCAGGTGTTCGGCATCGAGGGCGAGGCGCCGCCGTCCACCGCCGGGGTCATCACCCAGGGCGCGGGGGACATCCAGCTGTTCGCCAATGGCAGCGTGCTGCTGGGCCAGAGCCGCATCATGACCACCTTCGGCGGGGACATCCTGGCCTGGTCCTCGGCCGGCGACATCAACGCCGGGCGTGGCTCCAAGACCACCCTGGTGTACACACCGCCGCGCCGGGTCTACGACAACTGGGGCAACGTCACCCTGTCGCCGAGCGTGCCCAGTACCGGCGCCGGCATCGCCACCCTGGCCCCCATCGCTGAGGTGCCGTCGGGCGACATCGACCTGCTGGCGCCCCTGGGCACCATCGATGCGGGGGAGGCGGGCATCCGCGTCTCCGGCAACGTCAACATCGCCGCGCTGCAGGTGGTCAACGCCGCCAACATCCAGGTGCAGGGCAAGTCCAACGGCGTGCCGGTGGTGGCTGCGGTGAACACCGGCGCGCTGTCCTCGGCCAGTTCGGCGGCCAGCTCCGCCAGCGACGCCGCCGAAGGCGTGGCCCGCGACCAGCAGGCCGCCTCGCGCCAGCGCCAGCCGTCGATCTTCACGGTGCAGGTACTGGGCTTCGGCAACGAGCGGGTGGAGCCCACCAACGAGGGCGCCAGCCGCACGCCGACCTACGACCCCGGCAGCAGCGTGCAGGTGCTCGGCGCCGGCCAACTGGACGACCAGGCACGCAACCAGCTGACCCCGGAGGAACAGCGCAACCTGACGCTTTGATCCCACCCCTTCACCGCCCTGCGGGGCGGTACCCCTTTCCCGAGGGCGGCAGGCGACTGCCGCTCTTTTTTTGTTGGGGGAGTGGGGGCAACCGCAGTTGGGCCTCGAAACACGCCAAGATCGGTGGGCTGAAGCGGAGCGCCGTACGCTCGAGGTTGGCGAGGATTTAAGTGCGGCTCAGGGGACCGCTGCGCGGTCCTTGGCGAATGAATTGGCTCCTACAAGGGTGCCTTGGCTAGTCTCTGCTGCCCTACATGGGCGGGCGGGGAAGGGCTTGAGCGAAGTTCCCGGCGCCATAGTGAGGAGAGGGGGTTACGGCTATCGCCAGTAGCGAGCTGCGTGAACGGGGGAGTCTATGTCACGGGGCCTCAATAAAAATTGAGAACCCCATGCGCCCTATCAGGAACACCAATAAAACCAGGAAGAAAATCCGAATGAATCCACTTCCATAACGAAGTGCTAAGAACACGCCGGTGAGGGCGCCGGCGATATTGCACAGGCTCACCATGCCACCGATAAGCCAGAGCACATTACCTGAGGGTACGAAGAAGAAGAGCGCAGCACTGAAGGTGCCCAAATTAACGAGCTTGGCCGAAGCCGACGCATTAAGAAAATCGAAGCCGAAGTACTTTACAAAAACAAACAGCAAAAGACTCCCGCTGCCAGGGCCAAATACGCCGTCATAAAACCCCAGTATCGCGCCAAAGAAAACGCCCAGCACAATCTCTTTTGGCCCATGTTCGACAGATCGATGAACTCGGCCTAAGTCCTTCTTGGCAAAGGTATAGACAGCCATCACTATCAACACCACAAAGACGACGTACTCCATTGCCTCTTTAGGTATCAATGAAACAGAGAAAGCACCTAGAAAAGAGAAAATAAAGGCAGCAATCATGGTTGGAAGAATTAATTTCCAAGCAATATGTATGCGTCTCAGGTAGCGGGATATGGAAAAGCAATTCCCTAGCAGCACGGCCAGCTTATTGGTTCCGAAGACCGTCGCCAGGCTTTGCTGAGGGAGCGCATGAAGCAGGGCAGGCACCTGAACAAGCCCCCCACCTCCAACTGCTGCATCGATTAAACCGCCGCAGAATGCAAAAAAACCCAATGCGACGAGGGTGTATTCAACGGTCATGAAAACATCTCTTCACCTTCCACTGTTCACATCATCTCCCGAAGCCGTATCCATGCAGAGATCAGATGAGCGAAACCGCTGATGCGCAGCCGCATCGCATCAGCGGCAAGCAGTTTTAAAACACGATCAAGCAGTTAACGCCTCGTGCAA includes the following:
- a CDS encoding sulfite exporter TauE/SafE family protein, which encodes MTVEYTLVALGFFAFCGGLIDAAVGGGGLVQVPALLHALPQQSLATVFGTNKLAVLLGNCFSISRYLRRIHIAWKLILPTMIAAFIFSFLGAFSVSLIPKEAMEYVVFVVLIVMAVYTFAKKDLGRVHRSVEHGPKEIVLGVFFGAILGFYDGVFGPGSGSLLLFVFVKYFGFDFLNASASAKLVNLGTFSAALFFFVPSGNVLWLIGGMVSLCNIAGALTGVFLALRYGSGFIRIFFLVLLVFLIGRMGFSIFIEAP